The Vulcanimicrobium alpinum sequence CGGCCGATCTCCAGCGGAACGCCGGCGGCGCGCAGCACGTCGTCGGCGCGGCGCCCTTGTAGCTCGTCTCCGAACAACTCGAGCGCGGCGCGGTTCGCGCCGGTGATGCGCTCGTCGCCGTCGACGGTGAGCAGCGCGTCGCCGACGCCCTCGACGACGGCACGGAGGCGGCGTTCGCTCGAGCCCAGCGCCGAGACGAGCCGCGACGTTTCGAGCACCAGCGCGGTGAGCATCGCCGACGACGCCGCCAGCGCGCAGAAGCGCGCGACGTACCAGCCGAGACTGTAGCGCGCGCCGCCTGCTGCGCTGATCACGACGTCGATCAGCGTTGCCCAGCACGCGACCGTGAGCCAGAGCGGCGCGATCGTCGTGCGCGAGGGCAGCGTCACGAGAACGACGAGCGACGTCGCCAGCAGGACCGCGACCGCCGGAGCCGGGCCCCAGGCGAGGATCGCGTGAACGTGTCCGTCGGCCATGATCGCCGGAAGCCGCTCTCCCGCGCGGAACGTGACCGCCGCCGTCACCGCCACGAGTCCGGCGGTCGCGGCCGCCGCGGTGACGATCGTCCGCGTGCGCACTCGCCGCCGGCTGCGAGCGAGCAGCGCATAGCCCAGCGCGAAGAGCGGGAACCCCGCATGCGCGTCGACCCACAGCCACACCGCCGCCTGCGAACCCGCGCCGAACAGCGTGCCGTCGCCGAACGCGCCGGGGAACGCCAGCAGATGCGGTACCATGAGCAGTCCGGTGAAGAGATACGCGCAGCCCAGCACCGTGATGCCGGGAGAGCGGGTGTCGAAGGCGTCGCGCAGCAGGAGCAGCGCGGTGAGCAGATCGCTCAGCACGACGAACGTCACGAACGCCGGGAGAAATGCCGCGACGACGGGGAGCGGCGTGCGCGCGAACGGCAGCGCCGCCGCAGCGATCACGCCGAGCCCGGCCGCCAGCGCCAGCGCAAAGCGTTGCTGCGCTCGCGCGGCCGGGAAGGTTGCGAGACTGGGCGGGGTCGACATCCGACCATAACGGTCGGTCGAAACCCCGCCAAGGTGAAGCCCGACGGTGCCGGCGGAGCGAAGCGTGACGAGCGCGACGCTGGCGAGGCCGAACCCGGGCATGGTAGGTTCGTCTCGATGGCTCATTCGCACGGCGCGCACGCGCACGATCGTCACGGTGCTCGTCAGCCCGAGCGCTTCGATCCGGCGCGCGCTGCGGTGCTCGACGATCCCGAGCGGTTCACGTACGTCGCGCCCGATGCCCTGCTCGCGCTCCTCGATCCGCCGGCCGGCTCGACGCTGATCGATTTCGGCACCGGTACGGGGCTCTACGCGTTTGCGATCGCGCAACGGCGACCGGACCTCCGCGTGCTCGCCGTCGACGAACAGGATGCGATGCTCGGCATCGTGCGCGAGAAGCTCGCGGCGTCACCCGCCTCGCCGGTCACGGCGGTCGACGCCGCCGGGCTGCTGCACGCGCCCCAGCGCGCGCAGCGGATCCTCGCCTTGAACGTGCTGCACGAACTCGGCGACGACGCCCTGCGGGGGATGCTGAATCTTTTGGAACCCGGCGGCGTCGCCCTCGTGGTCGATTGGCGGCGCGATCCGAACCGCACGATCGGGCCGCCGAACGATCACGTCTACAGTGAAGGCGAAGCGCGCGAGCGGCTGCGGTCGTTCGCGCCGCACGTTACACCGGCTGGGGCGTTTGCGTATCACTATGCAATGCTCGTGACGCGCTGAGCGGCGCATGAGAGAGCATGCTGCGCTGCAGACACGCGTGGTGGCGCGGTGAACGCGCGGACGGCCGGCGCCGTGCTGGCGGCGAGTGTCGTCTCCGCGATCCTCGCGGGGAACCTTTCGTGGCGCGTGACGACGGCGCGTACGATTCGCCGCCTCGCGGCCGTTCCGGTCGAGGGTGAGGCGGCGATGCCGGCGGAACGCGCCGAAGCGCTCCCGGCGCCCGTTGCGCGCTACCTTTGCATCGCGTTGCCGCGCGACGCGCCGCGGATCGTGAGCGCGCACATGACGCAGACCGGAACGATGCGCGCGGCGCCCGAGGCGCGTTGGATGCCGTTCACCGCCGTCGAGGCGTTTACGGTGCGGCCGCCGGGGTTCGTCTGGGACGCGTCGGTGCGCGCGATGCCGTTCGTCCCGTTGCGGGTGCGCGACGGTTACGTCGCTGGGCGCGGCGCCTCGGAGGCGGCGCTCGCTGGGGCGATCCCGGTCTTCTCTCAGCCCGGCGGAGCGGAGATCGACGCCGCCGCGCTGCCGCGCTTTCTCGCCGAGGCGATCTGGTTTCCGACCTTCTTCGCGCCGGGCGGCGACGTCGCGTGGACGACGCTCGACGAACGCCGTGCGCGCGCGACGCTGACCGATCGCGGAACCACCGTCTCGCTCGACGCCGAGTTCGCTCCGAACGGAGAGCTCACCACGATCTCGGCGATGCGGTATCGCGATGTGAACGGGACGCCGGTGCTGACGCGCTGGATCGGGCGCTGCAGTGCGTACGCGCGCTTCGACGGGATGATGATCCCGGCCGACGTCGAGGTGTCGTGGGCGCCGCCCGAGGGCGCGTTCGCGGTGTGGCGCGGGCACCTCACTGCCGTGCGCTATCATTTCGCGGACTAGCCTTCGTGCCGGCGAATCGCGAGCTCGCTGCGTTGCACTTCGTCGAGGACGTCGGCGCGCAGGCGCTGCAGAAACGCCCGCAGGCTCGATTCGGCGGCATCGGCGAGCGCGGTGCCGTCGACCAGCGGCCGAAGGCGCCGAGCGGGACGCGATACTCGCCGTTGAGCTGGAGCGACGACTCCATCCGCCCGCCCGCGGCAGCGCGCACCTCGCCGGAGAACACCGGAAACCAGTCCTCGTGCCGTGCCGCCGCCATCGCGATCGGGATGGCGTCGGCGGTGCGCGACGACGGATCGACCAGCCAGAGCTTCACCGGGACGTTGAGCGTCGCGCCGGCGAAGCCGACGCGCGCGGCGAGCGCGAAGTCATCGCGCTGCGCGTATGCGCTGAGCACCGTCATCAGCCGCGGAGCGACCGCGGCCTGCGGTGCGGCGATCGTCGTCACAAGCGCGACCCCCGGCATCAGCGCGACCGCTTCTCGGCTTCGACGCGTTCGTAGCTGGTGCGCAGCTCGCGGCCGACGTCGTCGAGCAACGCGCTGAGCGTCGCATGCGCGATGCGCCGTCCGATGATCTCGTCGAAGACTTTTCCGGCGGCGCCGCCCGGCGGATCTAGCGGCCTTCGAGCTGGAGTTCGCACTCGCCGTAGTCTTCGCCGGCGCTCAGCGAGAGCGTCCCCGTGAAGCCGGTGTGGGGATGCCGCGCGCCGTGTGACCCGGGTCCCACCGCATCGCATACTTCGACGCGTAATTGACGCCGTGCGACAGGCGCTAGGTCTCCGCGACGACGACGCGCGCGAGTTCGCGTCCCTCGGACGAGGGCACGACGAGCGTCAGCTCGCAGCGTCCGTGCTGATGATCGCGCTCCAGGCCGAGCCGGCGCTCGAGCGCGCCCGCCGCCTCGGTGAAGGGGGCTTCGAGGTAGATTCGCTCACGTACCGTCGACATGCGATGCCTTTTCTTGCCGTGGGTGCTTCAGTATAGGCCCGCCCCGGCGAGAAGTCACGGCGTCGAGCCGTTCGCGAGGATCCGCTTGAGCTCGTCGAGGAGCTCGGCGGCGGTGCTCTGCGCCATGCGATGGCCGATCGCAGCGTCGAACGCGACGCCGGCGATCCCGAGCGGCGGCTGGTAGGTGCCGTCGATCTCGATGCGGCCATCCGATCGCATCTTCGGCGATGCTGAGCGTGCCGTGGAAATGGGGATACGGGCCGCCGTCCTTGGGCCCCACGAGACGTCCAGCAGCCGATAGCCGGGATAGCCGGGTTTCGGCTTGAGATGAAATTGCACGTCGCGTTCGAGTCGGAGGTCGCCGAGGCGCACGCGCATCGGGGGCGTGACGTCGTTGCCGCCGAAATGGGCGGAGAGCCGGTCCGGGACCTGGTCGAACGGGCACGCCACGGTGGTGAACTCGGTGATAGTGCTCATGGCACGCACGGTACGCGGCGCGGCGGAACAACGCATGAACACCTCTCGCCGGCCATGTGAACGCGAGCGAGCTCGAGCGTTCACGGACCGTTCTTGGGTCGAGCGTATCGTGACGGTGCGGAGGAATCCCATGCTCACGAAGATTACCGACCTCGATCTGCAGGAAAGCGTCGCCGAAGAACTCAGCTTCGATCCGAGCGTCGATGCGTCGCACATCGGCGTCGCCGCGAAAGACGGCGTCGTCACCCTCACCGGGCGCGTCTCGACGTACGCCGAGAAGATCGCCGCCGAGGAGGCCGCCAAACGCGTCGCGGGCGTCAAGAGACTGGCCTGCGAGCTGAGCGTCGATCTGCCCGCCTTCCACCAGCGCACCGACGCGGACATCATCGCGGCGGCGCTCAACGTGCTCTCCTGGGATGTCAGCATCCCCGAAGACGCCGTCAAGGTGCAGGCGGAGAACGGCTGGCTCACCCTCGACGGCGCCGTCGATTGGCCGTATCAAAAAGAACACGCCGAACATGCCGTGCGGCAATCTGGCCGCCGTGCGCGGTCTCACCGATCACATCGCCCTGCGGCCGCATCCGTCGGTCCCGGCGATCAAAGAGAAACTCCGGGAAGTGTTCCAGCGGCGCGCCGGGATGGACGCCGAGCATCTCTCGGTCGAGACGCACGATGCGAGCGTCACGCTGCGGGACGGTCCATTCGTGGGCTGAACGCGATGATGCGACGCGCGCGGCGCTCTCGGTTCCCGGCGTCACGCGCGTCCATCATCTTACCGTGATCGGATGAGCGATCGCGAGCGGCCGTTCCAGACGGTCAACGAGGTCCTGATGGGCGTCGCGATGCTCACCGCCGCGGCCTTCCACGGCTCTACCTGCTCGCGCGCGGATCGTCGAAGATGGACGGATTTGCTCCGCGCGTCGCGCCGCGCGCGAACTGACCGCCGCCGTCAACGGTCCTTCCGGGGCCGCCCGCGAACCTACTCGGGCGGCCCGGCTGCGTCCGGGCGAAGGGGACGTCGTCATGGATTTCTTGGAGCAGTTCGATCGCGCGACGATCGAAGGGATCGAACCGATCGCGGAGTCGGACCAGTTCGCGATCTATCCGGTCGGTTCGGATACGTATCTGCTGGTGCAGCGTCACGGAGCGATGCCGTGGACCGCGCTGCGGCTCTCTGGCGACGGGATGTTCCGCGTCGGCTCCCTGCTCATCGACGCGATGCGCCATCTCTATCGCGACGTCGCGTCGAATCTCTCACCGAACCTGCGCCGCTGACCAGCGGCGTCCGCGATCCGCTCAGGCGATGCCGTTGCGGATCGCGTAGACGGCGGCTTGGGTGCGTGCGGTGACGCCGAGCTTCGAAAAGATCCGGCTGACGTGGTTCTTGACGGTCTTCTCCGAGAGGTAGAGCCGGCAGCCGATCTCTTTGTTCGAGAGGCCCACGCCGATGAGACGGATGATCTCGCTCTCGCGCAACGAGAGCTCGTCGTGCGCGGGCTGATCCGATTTGAGGCGCCGCAGCAGTCCGCCGGCGACGCGCGGATCGAAGTAGGTTTCGCCGCGCGCGACCGCCTTGCAGGCGCGGATGAGTTCGCCCGGCGAGACGTCTTTGGCGAGATACCCGTCGACGCCGCACGCGAGGCAGCGCTGCATCGAGATCTGCTGCGGGTGCGAGGTGAGGACGACGATGCGCGTCCCGGGCGACTGCGCCCGCGCGCGCTGGACGAGTTCGTCGAACTCGGCGGAGACGTCGTCGAAGTCGACGAGCAGCAGGTCGGGCTGGTGGACGCTGAGGCATCCTTCGTCGAGCGTGCGCGCGTCGCTGGCGACGTCAAGTTCGACGTCGCGCGCCAGCAGACCGCACAGCGCCTTGGCGATGATACTTTGGCTCTGGATGACCACGAGGCGGTATCGCCGCACGCCGGTGCCGTTCATGCAAAACTCCCTCGGATGATGGCTGGGAGCTTCATTGTGCCGAATCGAAATTACGACTCGCTTACGATCACCCCGAAAGTCCCTGAACGTCCCGGCCTTCGGACCCCGGCCCGCTTACGCGTGCGGGCCGGTGCGGAGGATCGTGTGCCGAGGCCCCCGCAAGCGTCGAACGGACCGATGAGCGATCACACGAGCGACCCACCCCTGCACGGCGCCGAACGATGAGCGCATCGGAGCGGACGCGCGTCGCGATTGTCGGCGCCGGGCCGGCCGGCCTGACGCTCGCGCATCTGCTGCATCGCGCCGGCATCGAGACGATCGTCCTTGAGTCGCGCAGCCGCGACTACATCGAAGGGCGCGTTCGCGCCGGCGTGCTCGAACATCAAACCGCGCAGCTGCTCTATGAGATCGGCGTCGGCGCCCGGATGCGGCGCGAGGGCTTGATCCATCGCGGCATAGAGCTGCAGTTCGGCGACACGCGTCACCGCATCGACTTCGAAGACCTCACGAACGGCAAGTCGGTGGTCGTCTACGGGCAGCAGGAAGTCGTCAAGGACCTCATCGCCGCGCGGCTCGCCGACGGTCTCGGGCTGCACTTTTCTTGCGAAGTCACGGCGATCGATCCGGAGACAGGTTCCGCCCCGGGCTCCCGCGTTCGCTACCGCGATGACGGCGGCGTTGAGCGCACGATCGAGGCGGATTTCATCGCCGGCTGCGACGGCTTTCACGGTCCGGCGCGCGCCGCAATCCCGGCCGCCGAGCTGAACGTGTACGACCACGTGTTTCCCTTCGCGTGGCTCGGCATTCTCGCGACATCGCCGCCGGTCTCCGAAGAGCTGATCTACGCCAACCACGAACGCGGCTTCGCGCTGATCTCGATGCGCTCGCGGACGGTCAGCCGGATCTACCTGCAGTGCGGCGTCGACGAAGATCCGGCGACCTGGCCGGACGACCGCATCTGGTCGGAACTGCGCCTGCGGCTCGCCGCCGGCGTCGGCAAGGAGATCGTCGAGGGGCCGATTTTCCAGAAGGGGATCACCCCGATGCGCAGCTACATCTGCGCGCCGATGCGGTACCGAAGGCTGTTTCTGGCCGGCGATGCGGCCCACATCGTTCCGCCGACCGGCGCGAAGGGGATGAACCTCGCAATCGCCGACGTGCGCGTTCTCGCCCGGGCGTTCGCGCGCTACTTTGCCGCCGGATCGATCGATCTTCTCGATGCGTATTCGGAGACGTGCCTCGACCGCATCTGGAAGACGCAGCGGTTCTCGGCGTTCATGACGCGGCTGCTGCACCGCTACGACACCTACGATCCATTCGAGCGGCGCTTGCAGCGCGCGGAGTTCGATTATCTCATCGGATCGCGCGCCGCCGCCGAAAGCCTCGCCGAGAACTACGTCGGGTTACCGTTCGCCGAGACTGCCGGCAGCGTCACGTAGCGGTGCAGCGCCCAAAGCCGGCTTTGCGCGAACGTGTTACGCGGCGTTCGCGCCGCGAACCGTTCCCGACCGATAGACCAGCGCTTCGGCGACGTGCGGCCGTGCGATCGTCTCGGAACCGGCGAGGTCGGCGATCGTCCGCGCGACGCGGGTGACGCGGTCGAACGCGCGGGCGCTGAGCGCGCCGCGCGTCACCGCCGCGTCGAGCAGGGCGAGCGCGTCGCCGTCGAGCGCACAGAAGCGCCGAACCGCCGCGGCCGGGATCGCGGCGTTCGTCTCGACCCCGAGTTCGGCGAATCGCCGCGTCTGCCGCGCGCGCGCCGCCTCGACGCGTGCGCGGATCACCGCGGAGCTCTCGCCGGCGCCGTCGCGGCCGGAGAGTTCGCCGAACGAGACGCGCGCCACCGTGACGCGCAAGTCGATGCGGTCGAGCAGCGGCCCGGAGAGTTTGCCGAGATACTTCTCCACCAGCGCGTCGTCGCAGCGGCAGTCGGCGTCGCGGTCGCCGCGGAACCCGCACGGACATGGATTCATCGATGCGACCAGCGTGAAACGCGCGGGGAACGCATGCGTGCCGGCGACGCGCGCGATCGTGACGGTTCCCTCTTCGAGCGGCTGACGCAGCACCTCGAGCGTCGCGCGCGGAAATTCGGCGAGCTCATCCAGATAGAGCACGCCGTGCTGCGCGAGCGAAATCTCTCCCGGTCGCGGGAACGCGCCGCCGCCGACCAGCGACGCGCGGCTCGCCGTATGATGCGGCGAGCGAAAGGGACGCTGCGAGACGACGCGCGGACGCGCGCCGAGCAGCCCGGCGATGCTGTAGATCTTGGTGACGTCGAGCGCTTCGCTTTTCGTCATCGCCGGCAAGATCGACGGAACGCGCCGCGCGAGCATCGTCTTCCCGCATCCCGGCGGCCCGACGAGCACGACATTGTGGCCGCCTGCGGCGGCGATCTCGAGCGCGCGCTTCGCGAGCGCCTGACCCCGCACGTCGGAGAAGTCGCCGACGTCGCGCGCCGCCGCGTCGAAGACCGTCGCGCCGCGGCGGCGGAACGCCGCGCCGTGACCGAGGACGACCGCGACCGCATCGGCCAGTGCCGGCACGGCGAAGACATCGATCCCGTCGACGAGCGCGGCTTCGTCGCGGTTGGCCTCCGGGACGATGATGTTCGCGAAGCCGGCGCGCTGCGCGGCGAGCGTCATCGCGAGCACGCCCGGCACCGCGCGCAGCGTGCCGTCGAGCGCGAGTTCGCCGCAGGCGACGAAGCCGCGCAGCGCGCCGCGCTCGATTTGATCGTCGTTCGCCAGCAGACCAAGTGCGATCGCGAGCTCGAACGCCACGCCCGATTTGCGCAGGTCGGCCGGCGCGAGGTTGACGACCAGCCGCCCCGGTGGAAACGCGAAGCCGGAATTCACGATCGCTGCCCGGACGCGTTCGCGCGACTCGCCCAGCGCGCGGTCGGCCATCCCGACCAGGGTCAGCGACGGGGTTCCGGCCGAAGCGTGCGTCTCGACCCGCACGACGTAGGCATCGATCCCCGCGATCGCGGCAGAATAAGCGAGAGCCAGCATCGCCGTGCGTTCACGCGCCGCGCCCGGCTCCGCTAGGGCGGGCGCGCCGGGAGGAAGGAAACGCGAATCCGTCTCCACACGGTACACAGCCGCGCGGCCGGGTACTGTGGATAACCGCTCGCCGACCTTGTCGCTGCGCGGTTTTTGCGCCGCGGGCTGCGGCCGCGTCGGCGAAAAAACGGATTCTGACGGGGTTGTCAAGTGCGCCGTGCGA is a genomic window containing:
- a CDS encoding class I SAM-dependent methyltransferase, with amino-acid sequence MKPDGAGGAKRDERDAGEAEPGHGRFVSMAHSHGAHAHDRHGARQPERFDPARAAVLDDPERFTYVAPDALLALLDPPAGSTLIDFGTGTGLYAFAIAQRRPDLRVLAVDEQDAMLGIVREKLAASPASPVTAVDAAGLLHAPQRAQRILALNVLHELGDDALRGMLNLLEPGGVALVVDWRRDPNRTIGPPNDHVYSEGEARERLRSFAPHVTPAGAFAYHYAMLVTR
- a CDS encoding DUF6920 family protein, producing MNARTAGAVLAASVVSAILAGNLSWRVTTARTIRRLAAVPVEGEAAMPAERAEALPAPVARYLCIALPRDAPRIVSAHMTQTGTMRAAPEARWMPFTAVEAFTVRPPGFVWDASVRAMPFVPLRVRDGYVAGRGASEAALAGAIPVFSQPGGAEIDAAALPRFLAEAIWFPTFFAPGGDVAWTTLDERRARATLTDRGTTVSLDAEFAPNGELTTISAMRYRDVNGTPVLTRWIGRCSAYARFDGMMIPADVEVSWAPPEGAFAVWRGHLTAVRYHFAD
- a CDS encoding BON domain-containing protein, which encodes MARTVRGAAEQRMNTSRRPCERERARAFTDRSWVERIVTVRRNPMLTKITDLDLQESVAEELSFDPSVDASHIGVAAKDGVVTLTGRVSTYAEKIAAEEAAKRVAGVKRLACELSVDLPAFHQRTDADIIAAALNVLSWDVSIPEDAVKVQAENGWLTLDGAVDWPYQKEHAEHAVRQSGRRARSHRSHRPAAASVGPGDQRETPGSVPAARRDGRRASLGRDARCERHAAGRSIRGLNAMMRRARRSRFPASRASIILP
- a CDS encoding LuxR C-terminal-related transcriptional regulator, translated to MNGTGVRRYRLVVIQSQSIIAKALCGLLARDVELDVASDARTLDEGCLSVHQPDLLLVDFDDVSAEFDELVQRARAQSPGTRIVVLTSHPQQISMQRCLACGVDGYLAKDVSPGELIRACKAVARGETYFDPRVAGGLLRRLKSDQPAHDELSLRESEIIRLIGVGLSNKEIGCRLYLSEKTVKNHVSRIFSKLGVTARTQAAVYAIRNGIA
- a CDS encoding 4-hydroxybenzoate 3-monooxygenase gives rise to the protein MSASERTRVAIVGAGPAGLTLAHLLHRAGIETIVLESRSRDYIEGRVRAGVLEHQTAQLLYEIGVGARMRREGLIHRGIELQFGDTRHRIDFEDLTNGKSVVVYGQQEVVKDLIAARLADGLGLHFSCEVTAIDPETGSAPGSRVRYRDDGGVERTIEADFIAGCDGFHGPARAAIPAAELNVYDHVFPFAWLGILATSPPVSEELIYANHERGFALISMRSRTVSRIYLQCGVDEDPATWPDDRIWSELRLRLAAGVGKEIVEGPIFQKGITPMRSYICAPMRYRRLFLAGDAAHIVPPTGAKGMNLAIADVRVLARAFARYFAAGSIDLLDAYSETCLDRIWKTQRFSAFMTRLLHRYDTYDPFERRLQRAEFDYLIGSRAAAESLAENYVGLPFAETAGSVT
- a CDS encoding YifB family Mg chelatase-like AAA ATPase, translating into MLALAYSAAIAGIDAYVVRVETHASAGTPSLTLVGMADRALGESRERVRAAIVNSGFAFPPGRLVVNLAPADLRKSGVAFELAIALGLLANDDQIERGALRGFVACGELALDGTLRAVPGVLAMTLAAQRAGFANIIVPEANRDEAALVDGIDVFAVPALADAVAVVLGHGAAFRRRGATVFDAAARDVGDFSDVRGQALAKRALEIAAAGGHNVVLVGPPGCGKTMLARRVPSILPAMTKSEALDVTKIYSIAGLLGARPRVVSQRPFRSPHHTASRASLVGGGAFPRPGEISLAQHGVLYLDELAEFPRATLEVLRQPLEEGTVTIARVAGTHAFPARFTLVASMNPCPCGFRGDRDADCRCDDALVEKYLGKLSGPLLDRIDLRVTVARVSFGELSGRDGAGESSAVIRARVEAARARQTRRFAELGVETNAAIPAAAVRRFCALDGDALALLDAAVTRGALSARAFDRVTRVARTIADLAGSETIARPHVAEALVYRSGTVRGANAA